A genomic stretch from Nocardia wallacei includes:
- a CDS encoding phosphatidylinositol mannoside acyltransferase — protein sequence MSDIKSALTDRAYAAGWGLVRGLPERTARRLFDAGGDWAGRRANRASHRSGTPNQLRRNLSRVLGVDPMAVPDDLVRDSMRSYARYWREAFRLPTLDHATLAESPLMPTPSGIEHVDAALARGRGVVLVLPHSGNWDMAGVWLVQHYGTFSTVTERLRPESLFERFVAYRESLGFEVFPHTGGTQPPFPQLAERLRQNGIVCLMGERDLTGKGVPVTFFGERTWMPAGAAKLAIETGAAMLPVHAWYTVDAAGNEGWGLKTDAPLDVSRGVGPATQAMADWFAAHIAQHPADWHMLQPMWEADLSEARRARIAAVQAERGAGGPAGAAVTTRDGTAAGDEAV from the coding sequence ATGAGCGATATCAAGTCCGCGCTGACCGATCGGGCGTACGCGGCCGGGTGGGGGCTGGTCCGCGGCCTGCCCGAGCGCACCGCGCGCCGCCTGTTCGACGCCGGGGGCGACTGGGCCGGGCGGCGCGCGAACCGCGCCTCGCATCGCAGCGGTACGCCGAACCAGTTGCGGCGCAATCTTTCCCGCGTACTCGGCGTCGACCCGATGGCCGTGCCCGACGACCTGGTCCGCGACAGCATGCGATCCTACGCCCGCTACTGGCGCGAGGCGTTCCGGCTGCCGACCCTGGATCACGCGACACTGGCGGAATCGCCGCTGATGCCGACCCCGAGCGGGATCGAGCATGTGGACGCGGCCCTGGCGCGCGGCCGCGGCGTGGTGCTGGTGCTGCCGCACTCGGGGAACTGGGACATGGCGGGGGTGTGGCTGGTCCAGCACTACGGCACCTTCTCCACGGTGACCGAACGGCTGCGACCGGAGTCGCTGTTCGAACGGTTCGTCGCCTATCGGGAAAGTCTGGGCTTCGAGGTGTTCCCGCACACCGGCGGAACCCAGCCGCCGTTCCCGCAGCTGGCCGAACGGCTGCGGCAGAACGGGATCGTCTGCCTGATGGGCGAGCGTGACCTCACCGGCAAGGGCGTGCCGGTCACCTTCTTCGGCGAACGCACCTGGATGCCCGCCGGCGCGGCGAAACTGGCGATCGAGACCGGCGCCGCGATGCTGCCCGTGCACGCCTGGTACACCGTCGACGCCGCCGGAAACGAGGGGTGGGGCCTGAAGACCGATGCCCCGCTGGATGTTTCGCGCGGCGTGGGCCCGGCTACCCAGGCCATGGCGGACTGGTTCGCGGCGCATATCGCCCAGCATCCCGCCGACTGGCACATGCTGCAGCCGATGTGGGAGGCGGACCTGTCCGAGGCCCGTCGTGCCCGGATCGCCGCGGTTCAGGCGGAACGCGGCGCGGGCGGTCCGGCGGGCGCGGCCGTCACCACGCGCGACGGTACGGCCGCGGGAGACGAGGCGGTATGA
- a CDS encoding glycosyltransferase family 4 protein: protein MRIGMVCPYSFDVPGGVQSHVVELAEVLIERGHRVSVLAPAADDTPLPDFVVSAGKAVAIPYNGSVARLSFGPTAYNRIRRWIADNDFDVLHIHEPNAPSLSMLALKIAEGPIVATFHTSTTKSLVLSTFQGVLRPYHEKISGRIAVSELARRWQVEALGGDAVEIPNGVDVPAFAHAPLLDGYPRPGGTVLFLGRYDEPRKGMAVLLGALPDLVRRHPDVEILIVGRGDEERLRREAGELAGHLRFLGQVSDAEKASAMRSAEVYCAPNLGGESFGIVLVEAMAAGTAVVASELDAFRRVLRDGAAGRLVPIGDSARLAAALNELLGAPDRRESLVRAANQVVGEYDWPVVAEQILRVYETVTVGDIRVRTAG, encoded by the coding sequence ATGAGAATCGGCATGGTCTGCCCGTACTCGTTCGACGTACCGGGTGGAGTGCAGTCCCATGTCGTGGAGCTGGCGGAGGTGCTGATCGAGCGCGGGCACCGGGTCAGCGTGCTGGCCCCGGCGGCCGACGACACACCGCTGCCCGACTTCGTCGTCTCGGCGGGCAAGGCGGTAGCCATTCCCTACAACGGCTCGGTGGCACGGCTGTCCTTCGGTCCCACCGCCTACAACCGCATCCGCCGCTGGATCGCCGACAACGACTTCGACGTCCTGCACATCCACGAGCCGAACGCGCCGAGCCTGTCGATGCTGGCGTTGAAGATCGCCGAGGGCCCGATCGTGGCGACGTTCCACACCTCGACCACGAAATCCTTGGTGCTCAGCACCTTTCAGGGCGTGCTGCGCCCCTATCACGAGAAGATCAGCGGCCGGATCGCGGTCTCGGAGCTGGCGCGGCGCTGGCAGGTGGAGGCGCTCGGCGGCGACGCGGTGGAGATACCCAACGGCGTCGACGTCCCCGCCTTCGCGCACGCCCCCCTGCTGGACGGTTATCCGCGCCCGGGCGGGACGGTGCTGTTCCTGGGCCGCTACGACGAACCGCGCAAGGGTATGGCGGTGCTGCTCGGGGCGCTGCCCGACCTGGTGCGCCGCCACCCGGACGTCGAGATCCTGATCGTCGGGCGCGGTGACGAGGAGCGGCTGCGGCGCGAGGCCGGTGAGCTGGCCGGGCACCTGCGATTCCTCGGGCAGGTGTCGGACGCGGAGAAAGCCTCGGCGATGCGCAGCGCCGAGGTGTACTGCGCGCCCAACCTCGGCGGCGAGAGCTTCGGCATCGTGCTGGTGGAGGCGATGGCGGCCGGGACCGCGGTGGTGGCGAGCGAACTGGACGCCTTCCGCCGGGTGCTGCGCGACGGCGCGGCGGGGCGGCTCGTCCCGATCGGCGACTCGGCGCGGCTGGCGGCGGCGCTCAACGAGCTGCTGGGGGCGCCCGATCGCCGGGAGAGCCTGGTCCGCGCCGCGAATCAGGTTGTGGGCGAATACGACTGGCCGGTGGTCGCCGAACAGATCCTGCGGGTGTACGAGACGGTGACCGTCGGCGACATCCGGGTGCGGACCGCCGGATGA
- a CDS encoding NUDIX hydrolase — protein MTFSATTILVLALIAALIVAAGVWAYSTANRLDRLHVRGDQARHALEAALARRAVVARSVALALATAGSDAVGEQARRLHALADRAERADWTDRETAENQLAAALTGIDITLLPPQLVAELADAEARVLIARRFHNDAVRDTLALRTRRPVRLLHLGGTAPLPTYFEIAERVTAAATTGLEVDTVRTSARVVLLDEQDRVLLMRGHDPKTPDLPFWFTVGGGIEPGETLRTAAVRELWEETGRALDSTALRGPIWRRVAVFPFDGELVRSEELFFVARTTAFEPRAANPTVWERRCVTDNKWCTAEDIVRLDAMGETVYPYHLDQLLPEAAAVAGSDAEPEVRSIR, from the coding sequence ATCACCTTCTCCGCGACGACGATCCTGGTCCTGGCGCTGATCGCCGCGCTGATCGTGGCGGCCGGCGTGTGGGCGTACTCGACGGCGAACCGGCTGGACCGCCTGCACGTGCGCGGGGATCAGGCCCGGCACGCGCTGGAGGCGGCGCTGGCCCGGCGCGCGGTGGTGGCCCGCTCGGTCGCGCTGGCGCTGGCCACCGCCGGATCCGACGCGGTCGGCGAGCAGGCCCGGCGCCTGCACGCCCTGGCCGACCGCGCCGAGCGCGCCGACTGGACCGACCGCGAGACCGCGGAGAACCAATTGGCCGCGGCGCTGACCGGAATCGACATCACCCTGCTGCCCCCGCAACTGGTGGCCGAACTGGCCGACGCCGAGGCGCGCGTGCTGATCGCGCGCCGCTTTCACAACGACGCCGTGCGCGACACCCTGGCGCTGCGCACCCGCCGTCCGGTCCGGCTGCTGCACCTGGGCGGTACCGCGCCGCTGCCCACGTATTTCGAGATCGCCGAACGGGTTACGGCGGCGGCCACCACCGGGCTCGAGGTGGACACGGTGCGCACCTCGGCGCGCGTGGTGCTGCTCGACGAGCAGGACCGGGTGCTGCTCATGCGCGGCCACGACCCCAAGACTCCCGACCTGCCGTTCTGGTTCACCGTCGGCGGCGGTATCGAGCCGGGGGAGACGCTGCGCACGGCCGCCGTGCGGGAGCTGTGGGAGGAGACGGGCCGGGCGCTGGACTCCACGGCATTGCGCGGGCCGATCTGGCGGCGGGTCGCGGTCTTCCCGTTCGACGGGGAACTGGTCCGCTCGGAGGAACTGTTCTTCGTCGCGCGCACCACGGCGTTCGAGCCGCGCGCGGCGAATCCGACGGTGTGGGAACGACGTTGCGTCACCGACAACAAATGGTGCACCGCCGAGGACATCGTGAGATTGGATGCCATGGGGGAGACGGTGTACCCGTACCACCTCGATCAGCTGCTGCCGGAGGCGGCCGCGGTGGCGGGCAGCGACGCCGAGCCGGAGGTACGGTCGATTCGCTGA
- a CDS encoding alpha/beta fold hydrolase, translating into MEFTEIVVETDRLDFPALAAGAGPTVVCWHGFPDHPATFAPLAEHLVAAGRRVVAPFLRGHHPATANALTYADGITLAADAAAVAAALDSDGVDMIGHDIGAGMVARVAAAWPQRLRRGVTLAVPPPATMRGLFTDPAQLRRLFYMWLFQLSGVAEAVLAANRDLIDYLWSTWSPGLDPGDHRERVHALYGDPATIANVLRIYRANFDTSLHDPQLAVLAATTEAPAGVPLLVLAGADDGCITAEHFDTAHAGLHPGSRVEILSGAGHFLHLERPDAVARLATEWFDAV; encoded by the coding sequence GTGGAATTCACGGAGATCGTCGTGGAGACCGATCGGCTCGACTTCCCGGCGCTCGCTGCCGGTGCCGGTCCGACCGTGGTGTGCTGGCACGGATTTCCCGATCATCCGGCGACATTCGCGCCGCTGGCCGAACATCTCGTCGCGGCGGGCCGAAGGGTGGTGGCGCCGTTCCTGCGCGGGCATCACCCCGCGACGGCGAACGCGCTGACCTATGCCGACGGCATCACGCTCGCCGCCGACGCCGCGGCCGTCGCCGCGGCTCTCGACTCCGACGGCGTCGACATGATCGGCCATGACATCGGCGCGGGCATGGTCGCGCGGGTCGCCGCCGCGTGGCCGCAGCGGCTCCGGCGCGGAGTCACCCTGGCCGTGCCGCCACCGGCCACCATGCGCGGCCTGTTCACCGATCCCGCGCAGCTGCGGCGGTTGTTCTACATGTGGCTGTTCCAGCTGTCCGGCGTCGCCGAAGCGGTGCTCGCCGCGAATCGCGACCTCATCGACTACCTGTGGTCGACATGGTCACCGGGCCTCGATCCCGGCGACCACCGCGAACGCGTCCATGCGCTGTACGGCGACCCCGCGACCATCGCGAACGTGCTGCGGATCTACCGCGCCAACTTCGATACCTCCCTGCACGACCCGCAACTGGCCGTGCTCGCCGCCACCACCGAGGCGCCGGCCGGCGTGCCGCTGCTCGTCCTGGCAGGCGCCGACGACGGCTGCATCACCGCCGAGCACTTCGACACCGCGCACGCCGGTCTGCACCCCGGCTCCCGGGTCGAAATCCTTTCCGGCGCCGGACATTTCCTGCACCTGGAGCGGCCGGACGCGGTGGCCCGGCTGGCGACGGAATGGTTCGACGCGGTGTGA
- the pdxS gene encoding pyridoxal 5'-phosphate synthase lyase subunit PdxS has protein sequence MTTPETTPTTGTARVKRGMAEMLKGGVIMDVVTAEQAKIAEDAGAVAVMALERVPADIRAQGGVARMSDPDLIDGIIGAVSIPVMAKARIGHFVEAQVLQSLGVDYIDESEVLTPADYAHHIDKWQFTVPFVCGATNLGEALRRITEGAAMIRSKGEAGTGDVSNATTHMRRIRQELRRLQSLPEDELFVAAKELQAPYELVREVAETGKLPVVLFTAGGIATPADAAMMMQLGAEGVFVGSGIFKSGNPAQRAAAIVKATTFYDDPDVLAKVSRGLGEAMVGINVEEIAEPHRLAERGW, from the coding sequence GTGACTACGCCCGAAACCACCCCGACGACCGGCACGGCCCGCGTGAAGCGCGGCATGGCCGAGATGCTCAAGGGCGGTGTGATCATGGACGTCGTCACCGCGGAGCAGGCGAAGATCGCCGAGGACGCCGGGGCGGTGGCCGTCATGGCGCTGGAGCGGGTGCCCGCCGACATCCGCGCGCAGGGCGGCGTCGCGCGCATGAGCGACCCGGATCTGATCGACGGCATCATCGGCGCGGTGTCCATTCCCGTGATGGCCAAGGCGCGGATCGGCCACTTCGTGGAGGCACAGGTGCTGCAGAGCCTCGGCGTCGACTACATCGACGAGTCCGAGGTGCTCACCCCCGCGGACTACGCCCACCACATCGACAAGTGGCAGTTCACCGTGCCGTTCGTGTGCGGGGCCACCAACCTGGGCGAGGCGCTGCGCCGAATCACCGAGGGCGCGGCCATGATTCGCTCCAAGGGCGAGGCCGGCACCGGTGACGTGTCCAACGCCACCACCCACATGCGCCGGATCCGCCAGGAGCTGCGCCGCCTGCAGTCGCTGCCGGAGGACGAGCTGTTCGTGGCCGCCAAGGAGCTGCAGGCGCCCTACGAGCTGGTCCGCGAGGTCGCCGAGACCGGCAAGCTGCCGGTCGTGCTGTTCACCGCCGGCGGCATCGCCACCCCGGCCGACGCCGCCATGATGATGCAGCTCGGCGCGGAGGGCGTGTTCGTCGGCTCCGGCATCTTCAAGTCCGGCAACCCGGCCCAGCGCGCCGCCGCGATCGTGAAGGCCACCACCTTCTACGACGACCCGGACGTGCTGGCCAAGGTGTCGCGCGGGCTGGGCGAGGCCATGGTCGGCATCAATGTCGAGGAGATCGCGGAGCCGCACCGGCTCGCCGAGCGCGGCTGGTGA